One Streptomyces fagopyri DNA window includes the following coding sequences:
- a CDS encoding aromatase/cyclase — protein sequence MEHPGMRQVAHEINIAVPADTVHRLIAEVENWPRIFPSVIHVAHEEAPEGEERLLIWEAAPTAESAPSAESGPTAEGGPSADGGPRSRPLRRIVEPAALRVNFQHLVTEAPVAGIGGAWLVEPLGENASRVRLLHEFRAEGDAPGALDRIGAEVDRDARAQLAALKENAERDVADAGLTFSFEDTVLVDGSVKDVYAFINEANLWSERLPHVATVRLHEDTPGLQTLEMDTRAKDGSLHTTKSYRVTFPHQHIAYKQVTLPALMTLHTGHWTFTDTDEGVTATSQHTVTLNTDNITTVLGPDATLTDARTYVHTALSTNSRATLNHAKAHAEGRR from the coding sequence ATGGAGCACCCGGGCATGCGCCAAGTCGCGCACGAGATCAACATCGCGGTCCCTGCGGACACGGTCCACCGATTGATCGCCGAGGTGGAGAACTGGCCCCGGATCTTCCCCTCGGTCATCCACGTCGCGCACGAAGAAGCCCCCGAGGGCGAGGAGCGACTGCTGATCTGGGAAGCCGCGCCGACCGCGGAGAGCGCACCGTCCGCGGAGAGCGGACCGACGGCGGAGGGCGGGCCGTCCGCGGACGGCGGGCCGCGCAGCCGGCCCCTGCGCCGGATCGTCGAACCCGCCGCACTGCGGGTCAACTTCCAGCACCTGGTCACCGAGGCCCCCGTCGCCGGGATCGGCGGCGCCTGGCTTGTCGAACCACTGGGGGAGAACGCCTCCCGGGTGCGGCTGCTGCACGAGTTCCGGGCCGAGGGCGACGCCCCCGGCGCACTGGACAGGATCGGTGCCGAGGTCGACCGCGACGCCCGCGCGCAGCTCGCGGCGCTGAAGGAGAACGCCGAACGTGATGTCGCCGACGCGGGGCTGACGTTCTCCTTCGAGGACACCGTCCTGGTCGACGGGTCGGTGAAGGACGTGTACGCCTTCATCAACGAGGCGAACCTGTGGTCCGAACGCCTGCCCCACGTCGCCACCGTCCGCCTGCACGAGGACACCCCCGGCCTGCAGACCCTGGAAATGGACACCCGCGCCAAGGACGGCTCCCTCCACACCACCAAGTCCTACCGCGTGACCTTCCCCCACCAGCACATCGCCTACAAACAGGTCACCCTCCCCGCACTCATGACCCTCCACACCGGCCACTGGACCTTCACCGACACCGACGAAGGCGTCACCGCCACCTCCCAGCACACCGTCACCCTCAACACCGACAACATCACAACCGTCCTCGGACCCGACGCCACCCTCACCGACGCCCGCACCTACGTCCACACCGCCCTCTCCACCAACAGCCGCGCCACCCTCAACCACGCCAAAGCCCACGCGGAAGGCCGCCGTTGA
- a CDS encoding 4'-phosphopantetheinyl transferase family protein: MTPAVRRLAVPRGELDVWLLPPPDSPRDVPYDELDAYERGRADSYRRPDDRQMYAAAHVGLRRVLAGYTGIEPSRLHLAGERHKGNGERHGRPAVLGVPGGAPQFSLSHSHGLAIVVVAEARVGADVQRLPSAETVEVCLPALHPSEREELGKLPEHERTMAFGRLWTRKEAYLKGLGTGLTRGADLDYLGEAGLAERPTGWVVGNLPLCSTHIAAVALAGAGDRPVAVRAVPTAYLYAPNAVARLVQMEPGLRSMLRDPAEHGDLER, translated from the coding sequence TTGACCCCGGCGGTGCGCCGGCTCGCCGTGCCGCGGGGGGAGCTGGACGTGTGGCTGCTGCCACCGCCCGACTCACCGCGTGATGTCCCGTACGACGAGCTCGACGCGTACGAGCGAGGGAGGGCCGACTCCTACCGCCGGCCCGACGACCGCCAGATGTACGCCGCGGCGCATGTGGGACTGCGCCGGGTCCTGGCCGGATACACCGGTATCGAACCGAGCCGGCTCCACCTCGCCGGCGAACGGCACAAGGGCAACGGTGAACGGCACGGCCGGCCGGCGGTGCTCGGGGTGCCCGGCGGCGCCCCCCAGTTCTCGCTCTCGCACAGCCACGGTCTGGCGATCGTGGTGGTGGCCGAGGCACGGGTGGGCGCCGACGTGCAGCGGCTGCCGTCGGCCGAGACCGTCGAGGTGTGTCTGCCGGCGCTGCACCCCTCCGAACGGGAGGAGCTCGGGAAGCTGCCCGAGCACGAGCGGACCATGGCCTTCGGGCGGCTGTGGACACGGAAGGAGGCGTATCTCAAGGGCCTGGGCACCGGGCTGACGCGAGGCGCCGACCTCGACTACCTCGGCGAGGCCGGACTCGCCGAACGGCCGACGGGCTGGGTGGTGGGCAACCTTCCGCTCTGTTCCACCCATATCGCCGCGGTCGCCCTGGCCGGTGCCGGGGACCGGCCCGTCGCCGTCCGCGCGGTGCCGACCGCGTATCTGTACGCGCCGAACGCGGTCGCACGCCTCGTCCAGATGGAACCGGGGCTGCGTTCCATGCTCCGGGATCCCGCCGAGCACGGGGACCTCGAACGCTGA
- a CDS encoding acyl-CoA carboxylase subunit epsilon, whose translation MTAQQPDTDPVAGPLFRIERGCPSPEELAALTAVLMAVTAGPGVVPDDLARRHQVVALWRRPERITGFDGPRTWRAAA comes from the coding sequence ATGACCGCACAGCAACCCGACACCGACCCCGTGGCCGGTCCGCTTTTCCGGATCGAGCGCGGTTGTCCCTCGCCGGAGGAACTGGCCGCGCTGACCGCCGTGCTCATGGCGGTGACCGCCGGCCCCGGCGTCGTACCGGACGATCTCGCCCGCAGGCACCAGGTCGTCGCCCTGTGGCGGCGCCCCGAGCGGATCACCGGCTTCGACGGTCCGCGCACCTGGCGAGCGGCGGCCTGA
- a CDS encoding acyl-CoA carboxylase subunit beta, which yields MEPAIPMELDGRLMELAERKDTARAGQDPKATERQHAKGKLTAHERIELLLDKGSFQEVEPLRRHRATGFGLEAKKPYGDGVITGWGTVEGRTVFVYAHDFRVFGGALGEAHACKIHKIMDMAIAAGAPLVSLNDGAGARIQEGVSALAGYGGIFQRNTKASGVIPQISVMLGPCAGGAAYSPALTDFVFAVRDISQMFITGPDVVRAVTGEEISQNGLGGADVHGEVSGVAHFVHDDEESCLAEVRYLLSLLPSNNRELPPRHVSGDPGDRSGDVLLDLVPHDGNRSYDMRAVVEELVDDGDFVEVHAGWATNILCALSRVDGHAVGIVANQPAAMAGVLDIKASEKAARFVQFCDSFNIPLVTLVDVPGFLPGVDQEHEGIIRRGAKLLYAYCNATVPRVSVVLRKAYGGAYIVMDSRSIGADIALAWPTNEIAVMGAEGAANVVFRREIAAADDSDAMRREKIDQYKRELVHPYYAAERGLVDDVIDPRETRAVLARSLSMLVAKHAELPRRKHGNPPQ from the coding sequence ATGGAGCCCGCGATACCCATGGAACTCGACGGCCGACTGATGGAGCTGGCCGAACGCAAGGACACCGCCCGGGCCGGACAGGACCCGAAGGCCACCGAACGCCAGCACGCCAAGGGCAAACTGACCGCACACGAGCGCATCGAGCTGCTGCTGGACAAGGGCAGCTTCCAGGAGGTCGAACCGCTGCGCCGGCACCGGGCCACCGGCTTCGGCCTGGAGGCCAAGAAGCCCTACGGCGACGGTGTGATCACCGGCTGGGGCACGGTCGAGGGCCGTACCGTCTTCGTCTACGCGCACGACTTCCGCGTCTTCGGCGGCGCGCTCGGCGAGGCCCACGCCTGCAAGATCCACAAAATCATGGACATGGCCATCGCCGCCGGTGCGCCGCTGGTGTCCCTCAACGACGGCGCGGGCGCCCGGATCCAGGAGGGTGTCTCGGCACTGGCCGGCTACGGCGGCATCTTCCAGCGCAACACGAAGGCCTCCGGTGTCATCCCGCAGATCTCGGTGATGCTCGGCCCGTGCGCGGGCGGCGCGGCGTACTCGCCGGCCCTGACCGACTTCGTCTTCGCCGTCCGCGACATCTCGCAGATGTTCATCACCGGGCCCGACGTGGTCCGCGCGGTCACCGGCGAGGAGATCAGCCAGAACGGGCTCGGCGGCGCCGACGTCCACGGCGAGGTCTCCGGGGTGGCCCACTTCGTGCACGACGACGAGGAGAGCTGCCTCGCCGAGGTGCGCTACCTGCTGTCGCTGCTGCCGTCCAACAACCGTGAGCTGCCGCCCCGCCACGTCAGCGGGGACCCGGGCGACCGGTCCGGTGACGTGCTGCTCGACCTGGTGCCGCACGACGGGAACCGTTCGTACGACATGCGGGCGGTCGTCGAGGAGCTCGTCGACGACGGCGACTTCGTGGAGGTGCACGCGGGCTGGGCGACGAACATCCTCTGCGCGCTGTCCCGCGTCGACGGTCACGCCGTGGGGATCGTCGCCAACCAGCCGGCGGCCATGGCGGGTGTGCTGGACATCAAGGCGAGCGAGAAGGCCGCGCGGTTCGTCCAGTTCTGCGACTCGTTCAACATCCCGCTGGTCACGCTGGTCGACGTGCCCGGATTCCTGCCGGGCGTGGACCAGGAGCACGAGGGCATCATCCGGCGCGGCGCGAAGCTCCTGTACGCGTACTGCAACGCCACCGTGCCGCGGGTCTCCGTGGTGCTGCGCAAGGCCTACGGCGGCGCGTACATCGTGATGGACTCGCGGTCCATCGGCGCCGACATCGCGCTGGCCTGGCCGACGAACGAGATCGCGGTCATGGGCGCGGAGGGCGCCGCCAACGTCGTCTTCCGCCGGGAGATCGCGGCCGCGGACGACTCCGACGCGATGCGTAGAGAGAAAATCGACCAGTACAAGAGGGAGTTGGTCCACCCTTACTACGCCGCCGAGCGTGGGCTGGTCGATGACGTCATCGATCCGCGCGAGACCCGGGCGGTCCTGGCCCGTTCGCTGTCGATGCTCGTCGCCAAACACGCCGAACTGCCCCGCCGTAAGCACGGCAACCCGCCTCAGTGA
- a CDS encoding acyl carrier protein — protein sequence MSEENPCSWLDRLPDPVALRAMTPDERAGAIGHCLRLELHDLLAVPPGHRLSPALSLRGQGLDPLDALHLGRRIRRALDAEVPAEVLRESTVGELTALLAR from the coding sequence ATGAGCGAAGAGAACCCGTGCAGTTGGCTCGATCGGCTTCCCGATCCGGTCGCCCTGCGCGCCATGACCCCCGACGAGCGGGCCGGTGCCATCGGCCACTGCCTCCGGCTCGAACTGCACGACCTGCTCGCGGTCCCGCCGGGCCACCGGCTCTCGCCCGCCCTGTCGCTGCGCGGCCAGGGCCTCGACCCGCTCGACGCCCTGCACCTGGGGCGCCGGATCCGGCGCGCCCTCGACGCCGAGGTGCCCGCCGAGGTGCTGCGGGAGAGCACCGTCGGTGAGCTGACCGCGCTGCTCGCCCGCTGA
- a CDS encoding MFS transporter, whose product MTTTRGAGTGAGTRPAPFRSLAVRNFRLFTAGQVVSVAGTWMMVTAQDWLVLSLTGDSGTALGAMTALQFTPLLLFTLYGGRLADRHDKRLLLTLANVVSGVLALALSVLALAGSVQLWHLYLFAPALGTVNAVEVPARMAFVSEMVGPDLLPNASALSAAYFNTARVVGPALAGLLIGAVGAGPAMLCNAASYLATVTALRLMRPGELLRTSPAERGARVIDGLRYVRGRPDLFVPLALVAVVGLFGFTFQLTLPLLARSVFHSGATTFGLLTTVFAAGSLLAALATTARGGRPTARTVTGSALAFGLLETAAGWSPTFAWAAVLLFLTGFATLYFAQAANHRIQLGSDAAYRGRVMALYTLILQGLTPLGALLVGWLTVRHGARSGLYVGGIASSTAALAVLLAGRTRRLLNSHRPRPAPCRARPQPRKAAP is encoded by the coding sequence ATGACGACGACACGCGGGGCCGGCACCGGAGCCGGCACACGCCCGGCGCCGTTCCGGTCGCTGGCCGTGCGCAACTTCCGCCTCTTCACGGCCGGCCAGGTCGTGTCCGTCGCGGGCACCTGGATGATGGTCACCGCCCAGGACTGGCTGGTGCTCTCCCTGACGGGGGACTCCGGCACCGCCCTGGGCGCGATGACGGCACTCCAGTTCACCCCGCTGCTGCTGTTCACGCTGTACGGGGGCCGGCTTGCCGACCGTCACGACAAGCGGCTGCTGCTCACCCTCGCCAACGTCGTCTCCGGCGTCCTCGCGCTGGCGCTCTCCGTCCTGGCGCTGGCCGGCTCCGTCCAGCTGTGGCACCTGTACCTCTTCGCGCCGGCCCTGGGCACCGTCAACGCGGTCGAGGTGCCCGCCCGGATGGCGTTCGTCAGCGAGATGGTCGGCCCCGACCTGCTGCCCAACGCCTCCGCCCTGAGCGCCGCGTACTTCAACACCGCCCGCGTGGTGGGCCCCGCACTCGCCGGGCTGCTCATCGGCGCGGTGGGCGCGGGGCCGGCGATGCTGTGCAACGCGGCCAGCTATCTCGCCACCGTGACAGCGCTGCGCCTGATGCGCCCCGGGGAACTGCTGCGCACGTCCCCGGCGGAACGCGGCGCCCGGGTGATCGACGGCCTGCGGTACGTGCGCGGTCGCCCGGATCTGTTCGTACCGCTGGCACTGGTCGCGGTCGTCGGCCTGTTCGGCTTCACCTTCCAGCTCACCCTGCCGCTTCTCGCCAGGTCCGTCTTCCACTCGGGGGCGACCACGTTCGGGCTGCTGACCACGGTGTTCGCCGCGGGTTCGCTGCTCGCCGCGCTCGCCACCACCGCCCGCGGCGGCCGACCCACGGCCCGCACCGTCACCGGCTCCGCGCTCGCCTTCGGACTCCTGGAGACCGCGGCCGGCTGGTCGCCCACCTTCGCGTGGGCGGCCGTCCTGCTGTTCCTGACCGGCTTCGCCACCCTCTACTTCGCCCAGGCCGCCAACCACCGCATCCAGTTGGGCAGCGACGCCGCCTACCGCGGCCGGGTGATGGCGCTCTACACGCTCATCCTGCAAGGACTCACCCCGCTCGGTGCTCTCCTCGTGGGCTGGCTCACCGTCCGGCACGGTGCGCGCTCCGGCCTCTACGTGGGAGGGATCGCCTCGTCGACGGCGGCGCTCGCGGTGCTGCTCGCGGGGCGGACTCGCCGTCTCCTGAACAGCCACCGGCCACGACCGGCACCGTGCCGGGCCCGGCCCCAACCACGAAAGGCAGCCCCATGA
- a CDS encoding alpha/beta hydrolase, giving the protein MSPGVRPVALQAGDVTLSALIAQPAGPPRATVVAVHGGGMSAAYFDGQAHPDVSLLALGARLGYTMVAVDRPGYGLSAADAPGGQTLAEQAGALHAALRHLAARAETGAGLFLLAHSFGGKLALTYAACQAGDPDPAVPPLLGLDISGLGRDYAVDPGNGPDPHQHRNWKRNWGALRFYPPNTFREAEAMVAPMPPRERAEALQWPRRFPVAAAAVQVPVRLTFAEQELWWHHDEDTVADLAAHFASAPSASVDRQPGAGHNISLGWAARTYHLRAFAFFEQCLARRTAGPSVTA; this is encoded by the coding sequence ATGTCCCCGGGCGTGCGGCCCGTCGCCCTGCAAGCCGGTGACGTCACGCTCTCCGCGCTGATCGCCCAGCCGGCCGGGCCGCCGCGGGCGACCGTCGTCGCGGTGCACGGCGGCGGGATGAGCGCGGCCTATTTCGACGGGCAGGCCCACCCCGACGTCTCACTGCTCGCCCTCGGCGCCCGGCTCGGCTACACCATGGTCGCCGTCGACCGGCCCGGGTACGGGCTGTCCGCCGCGGACGCCCCGGGCGGGCAGACCCTGGCCGAGCAGGCCGGTGCGTTGCACGCGGCGCTGCGACACCTGGCCGCGCGCGCCGAGACGGGCGCCGGGTTGTTCCTGCTCGCGCACTCCTTCGGCGGCAAGCTGGCGCTGACGTACGCGGCCTGTCAGGCAGGCGACCCGGATCCGGCCGTACCGCCGCTGCTCGGGCTCGACATCTCCGGGCTCGGCCGCGACTACGCGGTCGACCCGGGCAACGGGCCCGACCCGCATCAGCACCGGAACTGGAAGCGGAACTGGGGCGCTCTGCGGTTCTATCCGCCGAACACCTTCCGCGAGGCGGAGGCCATGGTCGCGCCCATGCCCCCGCGCGAGCGGGCGGAGGCACTGCAGTGGCCGCGCCGGTTCCCGGTCGCGGCGGCGGCGGTGCAGGTCCCGGTGCGGCTGACCTTCGCCGAGCAGGAGCTGTGGTGGCACCACGACGAGGACACGGTCGCCGACCTGGCCGCGCACTTCGCCTCGGCGCCGTCCGCCTCCGTCGACCGTCAGCCCGGCGCGGGGCACAACATCAGCCTGGGCTGGGCCGCCCGCACGTACCATCTGCGCGCGTTCGCGTTCTTCGAGCAGTGCCTCGCGCGACGGACCGCGGGCCCGTCCGTCACCGCCTGA